The following proteins come from a genomic window of Pseudochaenichthys georgianus chromosome 19, fPseGeo1.2, whole genome shotgun sequence:
- the atp2a1l gene encoding ATPase sarcoplasmic/endoplasmic reticulum Ca2+ transporting 1, like isoform X2: MENAHAKVPAECLSYFGVNEESGLTPDQFKKNLEKYGFNELPAEEGKSIWELISEQFEDLLVRILLLAACISFVLAWFEEGEETVTAFVEPFVILLILIANAIVGVWQERNAEDAIDALKEYEPEMGKVYRADRKSVQPIKARQIVPGDIVEVCVGDKVPADIRLVSIKSTCLRVDQSILTGESVSVIKHTEAVPDMRAVNQDKKNMLFSGTNIASGKAIGIAVATGVSTEIGKIRDQMAATEQEKTPLQAKLDEFGEQLSKVISLICVAVWAINIGHFNDPVHGGSWIRGAVYYFKIAVALAVAAIPEGLPAVITTCLALGTRRMAKKNAIVRSLPSVETLGCTSVICSDKTGTLTTNQMCVTKMFIIKNADGDHVELDAFDISGSKYTPEGEVSQGGTKTNCSTHDGLVEMATICALCNDSTLDYNETKKIYEKVGEATETALSCLVEKMNVFNSNVKNLSKIERATACCSVVKQLMKKDVTLEFSRDRKSMSVYCTPTKGDGGAKMFVKGAPEGVIDRCTYVRVGATRVPLTAAMKDKMLSVIKEWGTGRDTLRCLALATRDSPLKMDEMNLEDATKFADYEVDLTFVGIVGMLDPPRKEVCGSIELCRAAGIRVIMITGDNKGTAIAICRRIGIFSEDEDVEGKAYTGREFDDLSLEDQTLAVKRASCFARVEPSHKSKIVEFLQGFDDITAMTGDGVNDAPALKKAEIGIAMGSGTAVAKSASEMVLADDNFSSIVAAVEEGRAIYNNMKQFIRYLISSNVGEVVCIFLTAALGLPEALIPVQLLWVNLVTDGLPATALGFNPPDLDIMGRPPRSAKEPLISGWLFFRYMVIGGYVGMATVGGAAYWFLYDAEGPGVSYYQLSHFMQCCPENEDFIGVECSIFEHCAPMTMALSVLVTIEMSNALNSLSENQSLLRMPPWVNIWLLMAMALSMSLHFVIIYVDPMPMVFHLTHLNVDQWLVVLKLSFPVILIDEVLKFVARNYIDCTENKK, encoded by the exons AGCAGTTTGAGGACTTGCTCGTCAGGATCCTGCTGCTGGCTGCCTGCATCTCTTTT GTGCTGGCCTGGTTTGAGGAAGGTGAAGAGACCGTCACCGCCTTCGTGGAACCCTTCGTCATCCTTCTTATCCTTATCGCTAACGCCATTGTTGGAGTATGGCAG GAGCGTAACGCTGAAGACGCCATCGATGCTCTCAAGGAGTACGAGCCTGAGATGGGCAAGGTTTACCGTGCTGACAGAAAGAGTGTGCAGCCGATCAAGGCCAGACAAATTGTCCCTGGTGACATCGTTGAAGTCTGTG TTGGTGACAAAGTCCCCGCAGACATCAGGCTTGTTTCCATCAAGTCCACTTGCCTGCGTGTTGACCAGTCCATCCTCACTG GTGAGTCCGTCAGTGTGATCAAGCACACTGAGGCTGTTCCCGACATGAGGGCCGTCAACCAGGACAAGAAGAACATGCTTTTCTCT GGCACTAATATCGCTTCTGGCAAAGCCATCGGTATTGCTGTCGCCACCGGAGTCTCCACTGAGATCGGTAAGATCCGTGACCAGATGGCTGCCACTGAGCAGGAGAAGACTCCCCTGCAGGCCAAGCTGGACGAGTTCGGCGAGCAGCTGTCCAAGGTCATCTCCCTGATCTGCGTTGCTGTGTGGGCTATCAACATCGGCCACTTCAACGACCCCGTCCACGGTGGCTCATGGATCCGTGGAGCTGTCTACTACTTCAAGATCGCTGTGGCTCTGGCCGTGGCTGCCATCCCTGAGG GTCTGCCCGCTGTCATCACCACCTGCCTGGCTCTCGGTACCCGCCGTATGGCCAAGAAGAACGCCATCGTCAGAAGCCTGCCCTCTGTGGAGACTCTTGGCTGCACTTCCGTCATCTGCTCCGACAAAACCGGCACCCTCACCACCAACCAGATGTGTGTGACCAAG ATGTTCATCATCAAGAACGCTGATGGCGACCATGTTGAACTTGATGCTTTCGATATCTCTGGCTCCAAGTACACCCCCGAGGGCGAGGT TTCCCAGGGTGGTACAAAGACCAACTGCAGCACACACGACGGCCTTGTTGAGATGGCAACCATCTGCGCCCTGTGCAACGACTCCACTCTGGATTACAACGAG accAAGAAGATCTATGAGAAGGTTGGTGAGGCTACTGAGACCGCCCTGTCCTGCTTGGTGGAGAAGATGAACGTCTTCAACAGCAACGTGAAGAACCTGTCCAAAATTGAGAGAGCCACCGCCTGTTGCTCA GTTGTCAAGCAGCTCATGAAGAAGGATGTCACTCTTGAGTTCTCCCGTGACAGGAAGTCCATGTCCGTGTACTGCACTCCCACTAAGGGTGATGGTGGAGCCAAGATGTTCGTGAAG GGCGCCCCAGAAGGTGTGATTGACAGGTGCACATACGTGCGTGTTGGAGCTACCCGCGTGCCCCTGACCGCCGCCATGAAGGACAAGATGCTGAGTGTGATCAAGGAGTGGGGAACCGGGCGTGACACCCTGCGTTGCCTGGCCCTCGCCACCCGTGACTCCCCCCTGAAGATGGACGAGATGAACCTCGAGGACGCCACCAAGTTCGCCGATTACGAG GTTGACCTGACCTTTGTTGGTATTGTGGGTATGCTGGATCCCCCCCGTAAGGAGGTCTGCGGCTCCATCGAGCTCTGCAGAGCTGCTGGAATCCGTGTCATTATGATCACTG GTGACAACAAGGGAACAGCCATCGCTATCTGCCGTCGTATTGGCATCTTCAGcgaggatgaggatgttgaaGGAAAGGCTTACACCGGACGTGAGTTTGACGATCTGTCCCTGGAGGATCAGACCTTGGCCGTGAAGAGAGCTTCCTGCTTCGCCCGTGTGGAGCCATCCCACAAGTCAAAGATTGTTGAGTTCCTGCAAGGATTCGATGATATTACTGCCATG ACCGGTGATGGTGTGAATGATgcccctgccctgaagaaggcCGAGATCGGCATCGCCATGGGCTCTGGCACTGCCGTTGCCAAGTCTGCCTCTGAAATGGTCCTGGCTGACGATAACTTCTCTTCCATTGTGGCTGCTGTTGAGGAAGGCAGAGCcatctacaacaacatgaagcaGTTCATCCGCTACCTCATCTCCTCCAACGTTGGTGAGGTCGTCTG TATCTTCCTGACTGCCGCCCTGGGTCTGCCCGAGGCTCTTATCCCCGTCCAGCTTCTGTGGGTCAACCTGGTCACTGACGGTCTGCCCGCCACCGCCCTGGGCTTCAACCCCCCGGATCTTGACATCATGGGCAGGCCCCCACGTTCCGCCAAGGAGCCCCTGATCTCCGGATGGTTGTTCTTCAGATATATGGTTATTGGTG GATACGTCGGAATGGCAACTGTTGGAGGTGCTGCCTACTGGTTCCTCTATGACGCCGAGGGACCCGGTGTCTCCTACTACCAGCTG TCCCACTTCATGCAGTGCTGCCCTGAGAACGAGGACTTCATCGGAGTCGAGTGCTCGATCTTTGAGCATTGCGCTCCCATGACCATGGCCCTGTCTGTGCTGGTCACCATTGAGATGTCCAACGCTCTCAACAG CTTGTCTGAGAACCAGTCTCTGCTGCGCATGCCCCCATGGGTCAATATCTGGCTGCTGATGGCCATGGCCCTCTCCATGTCCCTTCACTTCGTGATCATCTATGTTGACCCCATGCCC ATGGTCTTCCATCTGACCCATCTGAATGTCGACCAGTGGTTGGTGGTCCTGAAGCTTTCCTTCCCCGTCATCCTTATTGATGAGGTGCTGAAGTTTGTGGCCCGCAACTACATTGATT Gtacagaaaataaaaaatag
- the atp2a1l gene encoding ATPase sarcoplasmic/endoplasmic reticulum Ca2+ transporting 1, like isoform X1 has product MENAHAKVPAECLSYFGVNEESGLTPDQFKKNLEKYGFNELPAEEGKSIWELISEQFEDLLVRILLLAACISFVLAWFEEGEETVTAFVEPFVILLILIANAIVGVWQERNAEDAIDALKEYEPEMGKVYRADRKSVQPIKARQIVPGDIVEVCVGDKVPADIRLVSIKSTCLRVDQSILTGESVSVIKHTEAVPDMRAVNQDKKNMLFSGTNIASGKAIGIAVATGVSTEIGKIRDQMAATEQEKTPLQAKLDEFGEQLSKVISLICVAVWAINIGHFNDPVHGGSWIRGAVYYFKIAVALAVAAIPEGLPAVITTCLALGTRRMAKKNAIVRSLPSVETLGCTSVICSDKTGTLTTNQMCVTKMFIIKNADGDHVELDAFDISGSKYTPEGEVSQGGTKTNCSTHDGLVEMATICALCNDSTLDYNETKKIYEKVGEATETALSCLVEKMNVFNSNVKNLSKIERATACCSVVKQLMKKDVTLEFSRDRKSMSVYCTPTKGDGGAKMFVKGAPEGVIDRCTYVRVGATRVPLTAAMKDKMLSVIKEWGTGRDTLRCLALATRDSPLKMDEMNLEDATKFADYEVDLTFVGIVGMLDPPRKEVCGSIELCRAAGIRVIMITGDNKGTAIAICRRIGIFSEDEDVEGKAYTGREFDDLSLEDQTLAVKRASCFARVEPSHKSKIVEFLQGFDDITAMTGDGVNDAPALKKAEIGIAMGSGTAVAKSASEMVLADDNFSSIVAAVEEGRAIYNNMKQFIRYLISSNVGEVVCIFLTAALGLPEALIPVQLLWVNLVTDGLPATALGFNPPDLDIMGRPPRSAKEPLISGWLFFRYMVIGGYVGMATVGGAAYWFLYDAEGPGVSYYQLSHFMQCCPENEDFIGVECSIFEHCAPMTMALSVLVTIEMSNALNSLSENQSLLRMPPWVNIWLLMAMALSMSLHFVIIYVDPMPMVFHLTHLNVDQWLVVLKLSFPVILIDEVLKFVARNYIDYSPAPRV; this is encoded by the exons AGCAGTTTGAGGACTTGCTCGTCAGGATCCTGCTGCTGGCTGCCTGCATCTCTTTT GTGCTGGCCTGGTTTGAGGAAGGTGAAGAGACCGTCACCGCCTTCGTGGAACCCTTCGTCATCCTTCTTATCCTTATCGCTAACGCCATTGTTGGAGTATGGCAG GAGCGTAACGCTGAAGACGCCATCGATGCTCTCAAGGAGTACGAGCCTGAGATGGGCAAGGTTTACCGTGCTGACAGAAAGAGTGTGCAGCCGATCAAGGCCAGACAAATTGTCCCTGGTGACATCGTTGAAGTCTGTG TTGGTGACAAAGTCCCCGCAGACATCAGGCTTGTTTCCATCAAGTCCACTTGCCTGCGTGTTGACCAGTCCATCCTCACTG GTGAGTCCGTCAGTGTGATCAAGCACACTGAGGCTGTTCCCGACATGAGGGCCGTCAACCAGGACAAGAAGAACATGCTTTTCTCT GGCACTAATATCGCTTCTGGCAAAGCCATCGGTATTGCTGTCGCCACCGGAGTCTCCACTGAGATCGGTAAGATCCGTGACCAGATGGCTGCCACTGAGCAGGAGAAGACTCCCCTGCAGGCCAAGCTGGACGAGTTCGGCGAGCAGCTGTCCAAGGTCATCTCCCTGATCTGCGTTGCTGTGTGGGCTATCAACATCGGCCACTTCAACGACCCCGTCCACGGTGGCTCATGGATCCGTGGAGCTGTCTACTACTTCAAGATCGCTGTGGCTCTGGCCGTGGCTGCCATCCCTGAGG GTCTGCCCGCTGTCATCACCACCTGCCTGGCTCTCGGTACCCGCCGTATGGCCAAGAAGAACGCCATCGTCAGAAGCCTGCCCTCTGTGGAGACTCTTGGCTGCACTTCCGTCATCTGCTCCGACAAAACCGGCACCCTCACCACCAACCAGATGTGTGTGACCAAG ATGTTCATCATCAAGAACGCTGATGGCGACCATGTTGAACTTGATGCTTTCGATATCTCTGGCTCCAAGTACACCCCCGAGGGCGAGGT TTCCCAGGGTGGTACAAAGACCAACTGCAGCACACACGACGGCCTTGTTGAGATGGCAACCATCTGCGCCCTGTGCAACGACTCCACTCTGGATTACAACGAG accAAGAAGATCTATGAGAAGGTTGGTGAGGCTACTGAGACCGCCCTGTCCTGCTTGGTGGAGAAGATGAACGTCTTCAACAGCAACGTGAAGAACCTGTCCAAAATTGAGAGAGCCACCGCCTGTTGCTCA GTTGTCAAGCAGCTCATGAAGAAGGATGTCACTCTTGAGTTCTCCCGTGACAGGAAGTCCATGTCCGTGTACTGCACTCCCACTAAGGGTGATGGTGGAGCCAAGATGTTCGTGAAG GGCGCCCCAGAAGGTGTGATTGACAGGTGCACATACGTGCGTGTTGGAGCTACCCGCGTGCCCCTGACCGCCGCCATGAAGGACAAGATGCTGAGTGTGATCAAGGAGTGGGGAACCGGGCGTGACACCCTGCGTTGCCTGGCCCTCGCCACCCGTGACTCCCCCCTGAAGATGGACGAGATGAACCTCGAGGACGCCACCAAGTTCGCCGATTACGAG GTTGACCTGACCTTTGTTGGTATTGTGGGTATGCTGGATCCCCCCCGTAAGGAGGTCTGCGGCTCCATCGAGCTCTGCAGAGCTGCTGGAATCCGTGTCATTATGATCACTG GTGACAACAAGGGAACAGCCATCGCTATCTGCCGTCGTATTGGCATCTTCAGcgaggatgaggatgttgaaGGAAAGGCTTACACCGGACGTGAGTTTGACGATCTGTCCCTGGAGGATCAGACCTTGGCCGTGAAGAGAGCTTCCTGCTTCGCCCGTGTGGAGCCATCCCACAAGTCAAAGATTGTTGAGTTCCTGCAAGGATTCGATGATATTACTGCCATG ACCGGTGATGGTGTGAATGATgcccctgccctgaagaaggcCGAGATCGGCATCGCCATGGGCTCTGGCACTGCCGTTGCCAAGTCTGCCTCTGAAATGGTCCTGGCTGACGATAACTTCTCTTCCATTGTGGCTGCTGTTGAGGAAGGCAGAGCcatctacaacaacatgaagcaGTTCATCCGCTACCTCATCTCCTCCAACGTTGGTGAGGTCGTCTG TATCTTCCTGACTGCCGCCCTGGGTCTGCCCGAGGCTCTTATCCCCGTCCAGCTTCTGTGGGTCAACCTGGTCACTGACGGTCTGCCCGCCACCGCCCTGGGCTTCAACCCCCCGGATCTTGACATCATGGGCAGGCCCCCACGTTCCGCCAAGGAGCCCCTGATCTCCGGATGGTTGTTCTTCAGATATATGGTTATTGGTG GATACGTCGGAATGGCAACTGTTGGAGGTGCTGCCTACTGGTTCCTCTATGACGCCGAGGGACCCGGTGTCTCCTACTACCAGCTG TCCCACTTCATGCAGTGCTGCCCTGAGAACGAGGACTTCATCGGAGTCGAGTGCTCGATCTTTGAGCATTGCGCTCCCATGACCATGGCCCTGTCTGTGCTGGTCACCATTGAGATGTCCAACGCTCTCAACAG CTTGTCTGAGAACCAGTCTCTGCTGCGCATGCCCCCATGGGTCAATATCTGGCTGCTGATGGCCATGGCCCTCTCCATGTCCCTTCACTTCGTGATCATCTATGTTGACCCCATGCCC ATGGTCTTCCATCTGACCCATCTGAATGTCGACCAGTGGTTGGTGGTCCTGAAGCTTTCCTTCCCCGTCATCCTTATTGATGAGGTGCTGAAGTTTGTGGCCCGCAACTACATTGATT ACTCACCCGCCCCCCGCGTGTAA